In Euphorbia lathyris chromosome 2, ddEupLath1.1, whole genome shotgun sequence, the sequence AGCTTGCCGCCTCCCACCTTTCAAGATTTCTTTGATCCCGAGACAAATGAATATGGCTGCCATCTTTCTATACCATGCTTGGATGAACAAGGGGTTCATGGTGTTCATGTTTTTACAGGAACAAGTATTAGCAGCCATAAAGAAGCTGGGCATTTTGCCTCCCTAGCCCTGTTGCATCACCTCAAAAAAGTTCACAAATTCACTGTTATTGATGTCAACTATAAGATCCCTTTTGGACAATCTACAAGCCTCCTTACTCAACCAAAGGCTAACCTTGGCCGCCCATCACCTGAAAGTGATGATATAGATTTTGAATCCCTTTTCCCCTGCAGTGATGATCTAATATCCCTCCCTTTTATAGATGGTAGTCCTGGAATGAACATGCCTTTGTATGGAGCTTTAGAGGCCAGGGTGAAGGAACTAGAAGGACAACTGGAGGACCTCAGTTCAAGGCTTGCACAGGCTGAATCTGATTTGTGTGCAGCCAAGCAAGAACGAGATAGCTTGAAACAAGCAAAGGCTGACTTCTCAAAAGCCTTGAAAAACTTGACTGCAAGTGATGTTTTTTCAGAGCCTGGGTATATCGCCTGCTCTTTTCCTTTGTGTAATACAtgtcttttcattctttctctgATGACAGTATTTTCCGTTTCCTCATTTGCTGCAGGACTTCTGCTCCTGAACAAATTCCAGCCGAAAGAATTGAACCAAAAAAAAAGGCTGAAGAAAATGGCTGCTAGAAAAGGTGTATTCCCCCTGGAGAATATCTAGCTGACTTTTTCTGTGGTGATCACAGCCTTGAACGGCGGTTCGTGCAGCTTCTGTATTACTTATCTATGTAAATAGGCCTGCTTTTGTGGAACACAACACCTACATATGTTGATAGTTCCTGCTTTGTATTCCAGATGTTGTATTGAAGTAAGGCGGTTCGTGCAGCTTCTGTGTTACTTAGCTATGTAAATAGGTCTGCTTTTGTGGAACACAACACCTACATATGTTGATAGTTCCTACTCTGTGTATTGAAGTAGGTTTTTTTTTGGCAAGTGTAGTTGTAGGTGTGCCAGTTCTTATGTAAGATGTTGTTTACTCTGTGTCATCTTCTGTTCAGATGTATCTTCTCCTACTATATAAAAAAAGGGGTCATTTGAAACTCCATTGCAGATTggttatatttttttacaaatctTACTTGGTATGCATATCGATTAGCTCCCTAGACGAATAAAAAATCACCTCCCTAAAATttcaaagtaaataaattagcactttaaattatcaaaattacCAATAAGCTCCTTAAACAgataaaaaatcatcaattgagtctccaTTCTATTCTAAAATTAGGAACAGTGATTATTTAATATAAACCGTAAAGATTTTAGATTTTAGAATTGGTTCAAAATGATCTAAAACTGTTTAACCAAATGATTGTCGATGAGGTCTCAATTTAAGCCTGTTTATTTTACCGAATGATTATCGGTGAAGTCTCAATTTAGGCCCGTTTATTTTACTTTCTATTCCCTCTTGATATTTGCTGTTTGAGATTAGTACCAGTTATTAGCCATTAAGCATTACTTTCATATGTCCACAGATACTTTAATCCATGTTTTTTTACTGGAATTACAAGAACTTTTACACAACTTGATCAATTTAGTGCTTCCTATAACATAcggtttttatattttaaagcaGAAGCTTTTGTATCTTAGTtcgtaataataaaaattaggaCAACTCTGCCAGccatatattataaataggCAAGATGAACCTCAAGAGGATGAAGCATTTAAAGACACAAGCCAAGCTTTTGCATTTAGTCAATCCCAATAGAATAAACTGGCTTTGATGGCTATTTACAATAAGTCCTCCACTTAAATTTTCAATGTATGGCAACttcacaaataaaatatatttaatgaaatataaaaaaataaatggtttGGATAGAAGGGCAAATAGGCAAAATAAACACTGCTTCCTAAATACATTCTTGCTAATTGTGCCATCAGTTAACACAAGTCATAAATATTAGATATTATTACAGTAATTAATACAGCACAATTGTTTTAACCAATATCAATTACATTGCC encodes:
- the LOC136218454 gene encoding uncharacterized protein, which gives rise to MFTLIVPFTNILPDFLSRLSLPPPTFQDFFDPETNEYGCHLSIPCLDEQGVHGVHVFTGTSISSHKEAGHFASLALLHHLKKVHKFTVIDVNYKIPFGQSTSLLTQPKANLGRPSPESDDIDFESLFPCSDDLISLPFIDGSPGMNMPLYGALEARVKELEGQLEDLSSRLAQAESDLCAAKQERDSLKQAKADFSKALKNLTASDVFSEPGTSAPEQIPAERIEPKKKAEENGC